From a single Thermothielavioides terrestris NRRL 8126 chromosome 3, complete sequence genomic region:
- a CDS encoding polyketide synthase → MSCRFGGDATSPSKLWELCKAAKDAYSPIPDERFDLAGFYDERKGRSGKFHVKGGYFLKDISRFDSAFYNLTTDVADAMDPQVRMLLESVYESAEDAGIPLHKLAGSNTAVFAGSFGRDYNDMLVRDTESMHASTITGNGIAMLSNRISHFYDLRGASMTIDTGCSTGLVALHQAVHALRSGESDMAIVGSALVCLGPELFIELMGAGVLGPTGKCFAWDHRAEGYGRGEGVASLMLKPLDAALRDGDHIHAVIRETGLNQDGKTTTITSPSAAAQIDLILDVYRRAGLDPVDTGYVEAHMTGTPTGDPIEAEALAQTFAKHRSPEDPVWVGGVKPNIGHTEPVSGLAAIIKTIFVLKEGVIPPNVNYEKPNPKIPLSDWRLKVPVALTPWPAGKPRRASINNFGYGGTNAHVILEAAPDVFGYGGAGLNGRKRSYLNGYASSVNGTGTSTPLVSEALDSFVYVVSAKESGAAQQMNQNLAQHIRDAGLELAPRARDLAFTLAERRSRLTWVTALRAGDLAELAEKLDKARASRASKKPRLGFVFNGQGAQWYAMGRELIAAYPVFRRSLMAADAILRDYGATWSLREELMRDEKTTRVHEISISQPCSVALQLCLVDLLASWGITPSAVVSHSSGEIAAAYCVGALSFQQALGVVFYRGELAAQHAAHSSVAGSMLAAGVGAERAAEYVKNTEKGRVVVACHNSPESVTLSGDAPAIEEVRERLAQDGLFARKLNVPLAYHSHHMEPMAQDYSDRLREIVPPASAAKWNGTLYASPVTGDIVTSPKVLGPDHYCRNLVSPVLFAEAFERMCFSDLASDGTRNPSTDANVDMIVEIGAHGTLAGPIRQVLGKDHPMPYVSCLKRGANAVHTIQDAVCALLAQGYPVQLAGVNGHQRGHYVPGLPTYAWNHTHEHWTESRLSREFRHKRFPPHELLGSPVPGINRQSPTWRNILRTADIPWLVEHKLGSDVVLPGAGYIAMAIEAIRLVTDPNEATVAGYRLREVDFLNALVIPDRGVETQFVLRPLSDKELDSKGWYEFEVWSVSVGDDDSWTQHCKGTIAAEFSSEAKEAATRAAVPAPRTDAFFSAADLSVNDVHPESFFAVLRSMKLFHGPLFRNMVSSRASTEKSVTTLAVSPAAGQGEPKPYVLHPTTMDSLVHAAYVSIPAATMRGSMVVPRSVRHLYVPRTVNRLVGDKMTAFVNLQHADRRGALLSGVAVNGRGNDHDVSAPRLELDGLYCQAVPLETDSSDARQASPMCSTNRWEVDIAHGVPPAFTASLRVSLDENDAVFEKKLDRVSFNYVLDAVRDLSVDDEKIARPPHLAQLYTWMKAIVARAETGELVPGSRVWAKTNAGLKQRLADEVASENAAGKLTVRVGQQLAAIVRGHVDAKALLTREELDQYYESLPRLAKRSYEQVYKIAVQLAVNRPNARVLEVGGRSGALTVRVLEAFAAKAPEGTLGTLLGHYDFTSLNGSALDVVRQRCVPWDALMDFKTLDISKDPAEQGFTSRYDLVIVNASALGPDPAKSLSHVRTLVEGAGGKLVLILEHARPRLDTHVVFGGLAGFQFGEVHDWHELLTAAGFAGVELEVGDCDDAQFQASSVILSSAVEAHGKPPAYPTAVSVVHADNVRPEQQWLTALEASIAEELGATVAVAAVSQVEARPDVTYVFVPEMVSPFLDVMDEAAFNQLRALLVRGQGLLWLSRSGLMTADKPVFAQSSGLLRTARQEDPSKRYVLLDFDAEDGAGIWPLSAVEYVVRALRQSFDARLSNAEVEHEYAVKEGVMYVSRLYPNPAADSASSETPEETAPEEQPFWQAGRPLVWDTTKTIGTLSNLYFTDDAARPELPSGFVEIRTHAMGLNFRDVMCAMGQIDESRYMHDAAGVVTRLGPDTEASGLAVGDRVTGVLNGKFATHPSTHWTCLTKIPNDMSWEEAASLPIVFLTSYMCLFDLARLQRGERVLIHAGAGGVGQSAIMLARLAGAEVFATCSSDAKRQLLMTRFGLDADHIFSSRDTSFAPAILARTSGKGVDVVINSLSGPMLKASWDCVARFGRFCEIGKVDMEAARRLDLSPLTRNATIMGFDLIQHCQFNRPAVHRAWKALMKLWSAKVIRAVHPVVSYPLSDMETAMRQMQRGAHIGKLVLIPGEDTRVRVLAAPSSGLKAQLNDPTATYLIVGGLGGIGLAFAHRMMESGAKHILIISRQAESHAKAKSLIASGRAQGCTVWIRNCDVAREDQLVQVLANCTAAGMPPVRGVIQAALSLHDTILESLTFEQWQAGIRSKVAGTLNLHRHLTDVRFFIMLSSTAGVIGLASQSAYAAGNTFQDALARHRVSKGLPAVAIDLGGVDEVGFVAENGGAVRERVERTLGKIIPIARVLRLIEAAVCEPMPPTPEASQVITGIIDYDRLPAGAAVKQDPRFSTLKLGSSAGLRASSSAGAAATHSPDDALKQGLVAAATSPEARAAVVMAGLMHKLAALFNLAEAEIDATGSLAAVGVDSLVAVELRNWLSSVVQAHVTVFEILQAATLREFAALVARRSTLVA, encoded by the exons ATGAGCTGCAGATTCGGTGGCGACGCCACGAGCCCGTCCAAGCTGTGGGAGCTTTgcaaggcggccaaggatGCGTATTCTCCCATCCCGGACGAGAGATTTGATCTCGCAGGGTTTTACGATGAGCGGAAAGGACGATCTGGGAAGTTCCACGTGAAGGGGGGCTACTTTCTCAAAGACATTTCTCGGTTTGATTCGGCTTTTTACAACCTCACGACCGACGTAGCCGATGCCATGGACCCTCAAGTGCGCATGCTGCTCGAGAGTGTCTATGAGTCAGCCGAGGATGCCGGAATCCCGCTGCACAAACTGGCCGGCAGCAACACGGCCGTGTTTGCCGGCAGCTTCGGTCGAGATTACAACGACATGCTGGTGCGCGACACGGAGAGTATGCACGCCAGCACCATCACGGGCAACGGCATCGCCATGCTGTCCAACCGGATATCCCATTTTTACGATCTCCGAGGGGCCAGCATGACCATCGACACCGGCTGCTCGACTGGCCTGGTAGCCCTCCACCAGGCCGTCCACGCTTTGCGGTCCGGCGAGTCCGACATGGCAATTGTCGGGTCGGCTCTGGTCTGTCTCGGGCCCGAGCTCTTCATTGAACTGATGGGGGCCGGCGTCCTTGGGCCCACCGGCAAGTGCTTTGCATGGGATCATCGTGCGGAAGGCTACgggcgcggcgagggcgtcgcgTCGCTCATGCTCAAGCCGCTCGACGCTGCATTGCGGGATGGCGACCACATCCACGCCGTCATCCGCGAGACTGGTCTGAACCAGGACGGCAAGACAACAACGATTACGTCGCCTTCTGCTGCCGCCCAAATTGACCTGATTCTCGACGTCTACCGCCGTGCCGGTCTGGACCCGGTCGACACGGGCTATGTCGAGGCCCACATGACAGGCACCCCGACCGGTGACCcgatcgaggccgaggcgctcgcgcAAACCTTTGCCAAGCACCGCTCCCCGGAGGATCCGGTGTGGGTGGGTGGAGTCAAGCCCAACATCGGCCACACAGAGCCAGTCAGCGGGCTGGCGGCCATCATCAAGACCATCTTTGTCTTGAAGGAGGGCGTGATCCCGCCTAACGTCAACTACGAGAAGCCGAACCCGAAGATCCCGCTCAGCGACTGGCGGTTGAAG GTTCCCGTCGCTCTGACGCCATGGCCGGCCGGCAAGCCGCGCAGAGCCTCAATCAACAACTTCGGCTACGGAGGTACCAACGCTCACGTCATCCTGGAGGCAGCTCCCGATGTGTTTGGGTATGGCGGTGCTGGCTTGAACGGCAGAAAGCGCAGCTACCTGAACGGATACGCAAGCTCGGTCAACGGCACGGGCACGAGCACTCCACTGGTCTCAGAGGCGCTGGACTCGTTTGTCTACGTCGTCAGCGCGAAAGAGTCTGGAGCGGCCCAGCAAATGAACCAAAATCTGGCTCAACACATTCGGGACGCGGGGCTCGAACTGGCTCCCCGGGCTCGGGACCTGGCATTTACTCTCGCGGAGCGCCGGTCGCGACTCACTTGGGTCACGGCGCTGCGTGCAGGGGACCTTGCGGAATTGGCAGAAAAGCTCGACAAGGCCAGGGCGTCAAGGGCCAGCAAGAAGCCCAGGCTGGGCTTCGTATTCAACGGGCAGGGCGCGCAGTGGTATGCTATGGGTCGCGAGCTCATTGCGGCCTACCCCGTCTTCCGCCGCTCCCTGATGGCCGCCGATGCCATCCTCAGGGACTATGGCGCCACGTGGTCACTCCGTGAAGAGTTAATGCGCGACGAGAAGACGACGCGCGTGCATGAAATCAGCATCAGCCAGCCTTGCAGCGTCGCACTCCAGCTCTGCCTCGTCGACCTGCTCGCCTCGTGGGGCATCACTCCTTCCGCCGTGGTCAGCCACTCGAGCGGAGAGATCGCGGCTGCCTACTGCGTCGGCGCCCTGTCCTTCCAACAAGCCCTCGGGGTCGTGTTTTACCGGGGTGAGCTGGCCGCGCAGCACGCTGCGCACTCGAGCGTCGCGGGCAGCATGCTGGCTGCCGGGGTGGGCGCCGAGAGGGCCGCCGAGTACGTCAAGAACACCGAGAagggccgcgtcgtcgtcgcctgCCACAACAGTCCGGAGAGCGTAACTCTCTCGGGAGATGCACCAGCCATCGAGGAAGTCCGAGAGCGACTTGCGCAGGACGGCTTGTTTGCGCGCAAGCTGAACGTGCCGCTTGCGTATCACTCGCACCACATGGAGCCCATGGCTCAGGACTACAGCGACAGACTGCGTGAAATTGTCCcgcccgcgtcggcggccaagTGGAACGGCACCCTGTATGCGTCTCCGGTGACAGGGGACATTGTGACGTCGCCCAAGGTCCTGGGGCCGGATCACTACTGCCGCAACCTCGTGAGCCCCGTGCTCTTCGCCGAAGCCTTTGAGCGCATGTGCTTCAGCGACCTGGCTTCGGATGGGACGCGCAATCCCAGCACCGACGCGAATGTGGATATGATCGTCGAGATCGGCGCACATGGTACCCTGGCAGGGCCCATCCGCCAGGTGCTGGGCAAGGACCACCCCATGCCGTACGTGTCGTGTCTCAAGCGCGGTGCCAACGCCGTCCATACCATCCAGGACGCTGTCTGCGCTCTGCTCGCCCAAGGCTACCCCGTCCAGCTGGCGGGCGTCAATGGCCACCAGCGCGGCCACTACGTTCCGGGGCTCCCAACCTATGCGTGGAACCACACTCACGAGCACTGGACCGAGTCGCGGCTATCGCGTGAATTCCGGCACAAGCGGTTCCCCCCTCACGAGCTGCTGGGCAGCCCGGTCCCCGGCATCAACAGGCAGTCGCCGACGTGGCGCAACATCCTCCGCACGGCCGATATCCCATGGTTGGTCGAGCACAAGCTTGGCTCGGATGTGGTCTTGCCTGGCGCAGGGTACATTGCCATGGCCATAGAGGCTATCCGCCTCGTGACTGACCCGAACGAGGCGACCGTGGCGGGATATCGGCTGCGCGAGGTGGACTTCCTGAACGCACTCGTCATCCCCGACCGGGGCGTCGAGACCCAGTTCGTACTCCGACCCCTGAGCGACAAGGAGTTGGACAGTAAGGGTTGGTACGAATTCGAGGTGTGGTCGGTGTcggtcggcgacgacgactcgTGGACTCAACACTGCAAGGGCACCATTGCTGCCGAGTTTTCATCCGAGGCGAAAGAAGCGGCGACTAGGGCCGCTGTCCCCGCTCCGCGCACTGAtgccttcttctcggccgccgacctGTCGGTGAATGACGTTCATCCGGAATCCTTCTTTGCCGTGCTGCGCTCCATGAAGCTTTTCCACGGCCCTCTTTTCCGGAACATGGTCAGTAGCCGCGCCTCCACCGAGAAGTCTGTGACGACGCTGGCCGTCTCGCCTGCGGCAGGCCAAGGAGAGCCAAAGCCCTACGTGCTGCATCCCACCACGATGGACTCGCTGGTGCACGCCGCGTACGTGTCCATTCCTGCTGCCACCATGCGGGGCTCGATGGTAGTGCCGCGGTCCGTCAGGCATCTTTACGTCCCGCGAACCGTTAATCGGCTGGTCGGCGACAAGATGACGGCTTTCGTCAACTTGCAACACGCagaccgccgcggcgcgctccTCAGCGGCGTTGCAGTGAATGGAAGGGGTAACGACCATGACGTCTCAGCTCCACGCCTGGAGCTTGATGGCCTGTACTGCCAAGCCGTGCCGCTCGAAACGGACTCGTCCGATGCGCGGCAGGCCTCGCCCATGTGCTCGACAAACCGTTGGGAGGTCGATATCGCCCACGGGGTACCGCCTGCCTTCACGGCCTCGCTCCGGGTCAGCCTGGACGAAAATGACGCCGTGTTTGAGAAGAAGCTCGACCGCGTCTCCTTCAACTACGTCCTAGACGCCGTCAGAGACCTGAGCGTCGACGATGAGAAGATCGCAAGGCCCCCACATCTTGCCCAGCTCTACACCTGGATGAAGGCAATCGTGGCAAGGGCCGAGACTGGCGAGCTGGTGCCTGGGAGCCGCGTCTGGGCCAAGACTAACGCCGGCCTCAAGCAGCGCCTTGCCGATGAAGTGGCCTCCGAAAACGCGGCCGGGAAGCTTACTGTGCGTGtgggccagcagctcgcggccATTGTGCGCGGCCATGTGGATGCCAAGGCGCTTCTGACTcgcgaggagctcgaccAGTATTACGAATCTCTGCCTCGGCTAGCAAAACGCAGTTACGAACAGGTGTACAAGATAGCCGTCCAGCTGGCCGTAAACCGACCGAATGCGCGCGttctcgaggtcggcggccgaTCGGGCGCCCTCACCGTCCGTGTCCTGGAAGCTTTTGCGGCCAAGGCCCCCGAGGGAACGCTGGGCACGCTGTTGGGCCACTACGATTTCACCTCGCTGAACGGCTCGGCATTGGATGTGGTGCGGCAGAGATGTGTGCCCTGGGACGCCTTGATGGATTTCAAGACGCTCGATATCTCCAAGGACCCGGCGGAACAGGGTTTCACTTCCCGGTACGATCTCGTCATCGTGAACGCAAGCGCCTTGGGGCCAGACCCGGCCAAGTCGCTGAGCCACGTCCGGACGCTGGTTGAGGGCGCTGGCGGTAAACTTGTCCTCATCCTCGAACACGCACGCCCGCGGCTCGATACCCACGTCGTGTTCGGTGGGTTGGCGGGTTTCCAGTTCGGCGAGGTTCATGACTGGCACGAACTGCTCACCGCGGCTGGCTTCGCGGGCGTCGAGTTGGAGGTCGGCGACTGCGACGATGCGCAGTTCCAGGCCAGCAGCGTCATTCTTAGCTCGGCTGTCGAGGCCCATGGCAAGCCGCCCGCTTATCCGACTGCGGTGTCAGTCGTGCACGCGGACAATGTGCGGCCCGAGCAGCAGTGGCTGACGGCGCTCGAGGCGTCCATCGCCGAGGAGTTGGGCGCCACCGTGGCCGTCGCAGCCGTGAGCCAGGTTGAGGCCCGGCCGGACGTCACGTACGTCTTCGTGCCCGAGATGGTCTCCCCGTTCCTCGACGTCATGGATGAGGCCGCGTTCAATCAGCTCAGGGCGTTGCTAGTCCGGGGTCAGGGTCTCCTCTGGCTCAGTCGTAGTGGGCTGATGACGGCCGACAAGCCAGTGTTCGCCCAGTCATCGGGACTGCTGCGCACCGCCAGGCAGGAAGATCCATCGAAGCGTTACGTCTTGCTTGACTTCGACGCCGAAGACGGGGCGGGCATTTGGCCGCTCTCGGCAGTTGAGTACGTGGTCCGGGCCCTGCGCCAAAGCTTTGACGCGCGCCTGAGCAACGCCGAAGTTGAGCACGAATACGCAGTCAAGGAGGGCGTCATGTACGTGTCACGTCTCTATCCCAACCCGGCAGCCGACAGCGCCTCGAGCGAGACGCCGGAAGAGACGGCGCCGGAAGAGCAACCCTTCTGgcaggccggccggcccTTGGTATGGGATACCACAAAAACGATCGGCACACTGAGCAACCTGTACTtcaccgacgacgccgcccgaCCCGAGCTGCCGTCGGGATTCGTGGAGATCAGGACGCATGCCATGGGGCTCAACTTCCGCGACGTCATGTGCGCCATGGGTCAGATCGATGAGTCGCGGTACATGCacgacgcggccggcgtcgtcACCAGGTTGGGCCCCGACACCGAGGCCAGTGGACTTGCCGTGGGAGACAGGGTCACGGGTGTCTTGAACGGCAAGTTCGCCACTCACCCGTCGACGCACTGGACATGTCTCACCAAGATTCCCAACGACATGTCttgggaggaggcggcgtcgCTGCCCATTGTGTTCCTGACATCGTACATGTGCCTGTTCGATCTGGCGCGCCTGCAGCGAGGAGAGCGCGTGCTCATCCACGcgggggccggcggcgtggggCAGTCGGCCATCATGCTCGCTCGGCTTGCCGGCGCTGAGGTCTTTGCCACGTGTAGCAGCGACGCCAAGCGCCAGCTGCTCATGACGCGCTTTGGGCTGGACGCGGACCACATTTTCTCGTCGCGCGACACGTCCTTCGCgcccgccatcctcgcccgcACCTCCGGCaagggcgtcgacgtcgtcatCAACTCGCTGTCGGGGCCCATGCTCAAGGCATCGTGGGACTGCGTGGCCCGCTTTGGCCGCTTCTGCGAGATTGGAAAGGTCGATAtggaggcggcgcggcgtCTCGACCTCAGCCCGCTGACGCGCAACGCTACCATAATGGGCTTTGACCTTATCCAGCATTGCCAATTCAACCGCCCTGCTGTCCACCGCGCTTGGAAGGCTCTGATGAAGCTCTGGTCTGCCAAGGTCATCCGCGCCGTACACCCCGTCGTCTCGTATCCACTCTCTGACATGGAGACGGCCATGCGCCAGATGCAACGCGGTGCCCACATCGGCAAGCTGGTTCTCATCCCTGGGGAAGACACGCGCGTCAGGGTtctggcggcgccgtcttccGGTCTGAAAGCCCAACTCAACGACCCGACAGCCACGTACTTGATCGTGGGTGGACTGGGCGGCATCGGTCTCGCCTTTGCCCACAGGATGATGGAGTCGGGCGCCAAGCACATCCTCATTATTTCGCGCCAGGCCGAGTCGCATGCCAAGGCGAAGTCTCTGATTGCCAGTGGCCGGGCACAGGGCTGTACCGTCTGGATTCGCAACTGCGATGTCGCGCGAGAGGATCAGCTTGTCCAGGTCCTGGCAAACTGCACGGCCGCCGGAATGCCGCCCGTTCGGGGTGTCATCCAAGCCGCTCTGTCTCTTCACGACACCATTCTCGAGAGCCTCACGTTTGAGCAGTGGCAGGCCGGTATCCGGTCCAAGGTCGCCGGCACCCTAAACCTGCACCGCCACCTGACAGATGTGCGCTTCTTCATCATGCTGTCATCCACTGCCGGTGTGATCGGCCTCGCTTCGCAGTCTGCGTACGCGGCCGGCAACACGTTCCAGGATGCGTTGGCGCGCCATCGCGTCTCCAAGGGTCTGCCAGCCGTTGCCATCGATttgggcggcgtcgacgaggtgGGATTCGTGGCCGAGAACGGCGGGGCCGTCCGGGAGCGCGTCGAGCGTACCCTCGGCAAGATCATACCCATCGCCCGCGTGCTGCGTCTGATCGAGGCGGCCGTGTGCGAGCCCATGCCACCGACTCCCGAAGCGAGCCAGGTCATCACCGGGATTATCGACTACGACCGCctcccg